From Vibrio tritonius, the proteins below share one genomic window:
- a CDS encoding 2-hydroxyacid dehydrogenase — translation MVILYHSEPKRGAHWQQQIKQAFPDIEFRLWPEHGDLNEITALVVWQLKPELLAQLPNLEVIFTVSAGVDQIPTEYVPQNVTLVRMINTDLEQQLTEYACMGVLNIYRGLPLFTAQQRNHLWKPWYCKPANQFNVGVMGLGQQGKAVLRGLQQFHFNCKGWARSQHDIEGVDSFAGAKELSTFLSDLDVLICLLPLTAETKGILNQDIFKALPQGASLINMGRGEHVNEEDLIEALNSEQLGYALLDVACVEPLPEQHAFWSHPKVQLTPHIAGITRPEAGFISLKENIERWQKGLPLLGVVDVNKGY, via the coding sequence ATGGTTATTCTTTATCACTCTGAACCGAAACGTGGCGCACATTGGCAGCAGCAAATTAAACAGGCATTTCCCGACATTGAATTTCGCCTTTGGCCTGAACATGGCGATTTAAACGAGATTACCGCGCTGGTGGTATGGCAGCTTAAGCCAGAATTACTTGCTCAACTTCCTAATTTGGAAGTGATTTTTACGGTTTCTGCTGGGGTGGATCAAATCCCAACTGAGTATGTACCCCAGAACGTTACTCTGGTCAGAATGATCAATACCGATTTGGAGCAGCAGCTTACTGAGTACGCTTGCATGGGGGTATTGAATATCTATCGCGGCCTACCTCTGTTTACTGCTCAGCAGCGCAATCATCTCTGGAAGCCGTGGTATTGCAAACCCGCGAACCAATTTAATGTCGGTGTGATGGGGCTAGGACAACAAGGGAAAGCCGTTCTACGTGGACTGCAACAGTTCCACTTTAACTGTAAAGGCTGGGCTCGCAGTCAGCACGACATTGAAGGTGTGGACAGCTTTGCTGGTGCAAAAGAGTTAAGCACTTTTTTAAGTGACTTAGATGTGCTGATTTGCTTGCTGCCTCTCACTGCAGAAACCAAAGGTATTTTAAACCAAGATATCTTTAAAGCCTTGCCACAAGGCGCATCGCTTATCAATATGGGCCGTGGCGAACATGTCAATGAAGAAGATCTTATTGAGGCATTAAACAGCGAACAACTCGGCTACGCCCTGCTCGATGTGGCTTGTGTTGAGCCCCTTCCTGAGCAACATGCTTTCTGGTCGCATCCTAAAGTGCAACTCACTCCGCACATTGCTGGTATTACACGTCCAGAGGCTGGTTTTATCTCTCTCAAAGAGAACATTGAACGTTGGCAAAAGGGATTGCCACTGTTAGGTGTTGTGGATGTCAATAAGGGCTACTAA
- a CDS encoding HAD family hydrolase, translating to MSDRQIQLVILDCDGVLINHHQGFLLNLYKLRQDMPQDILSQQKAINHYDERYVHYLRQLPELGFCAIQCFCFADVLTHFGLQAQWREMLHFARSIGKWPTFEDAFGALHYLKKFYRVMVRCDREKEDVEYLKQKFQLSPNDILLRDSEPDQIQRHLRSLGLTDDQAVVVTNPINAQTLTFPHVRVLSRAGSSTKESLATLIFEHQENLRGNGIKYALTD from the coding sequence ATGAGTGACAGACAGATTCAGCTAGTGATCCTCGATTGTGATGGTGTTCTCATTAATCATCATCAAGGATTTTTGCTCAACTTATATAAACTGCGGCAGGATATGCCGCAGGATATTTTGAGCCAGCAAAAGGCAATCAATCATTACGACGAACGTTATGTTCACTACCTCCGGCAATTGCCAGAGTTGGGCTTTTGTGCCATTCAGTGCTTCTGTTTTGCCGATGTTTTGACGCATTTTGGTTTGCAAGCCCAGTGGCGGGAAATGTTGCATTTTGCTCGCTCAATAGGGAAGTGGCCCACATTTGAAGACGCATTTGGCGCTCTGCACTATCTAAAAAAGTTTTATCGGGTGATGGTGCGTTGCGATCGGGAAAAAGAGGACGTGGAATACCTCAAGCAAAAATTTCAGCTTAGCCCCAATGACATTTTATTACGCGATTCTGAGCCTGATCAGATACAGCGACACTTGCGTTCACTGGGTTTAACGGATGATCAAGCGGTTGTGGTGACTAACCCCATTAATGCTCAAACCTTAACCTTTCCGCACGTGCGTGTATTGTCTCGTGCTGGCTCTAGTACTAAAGAGAGTTTAGCTACTTTGATTTTTGAACATCAAGAAAATCTGCGAGGAAATGGCATCAAATATGCTTTAACCGATTGA
- a CDS encoding aspartate aminotransferase family protein, whose protein sequence is MESESRSDNVLARKQQQVPRGLVNAHPVAIAKALGTELWDVDGKRYLDFVGGIGVLNVGHSHPAVTNAVIEQLDKVAHPCAQVVVYEPYLDVAESLNRLVGKGEAYKTVLLSSGAEAVENAVKIARGYTNRPAVISFRGGFHGRTLLGSTLTGMSAPYKQNFGPLAAEVYHTVYPNAFRGITTQDALNALNELFLTDVTPDRVAAIVIESVQGDGGFLAAPTEFMQALRKITEDNGIVLICDEIQAGFGRTGKMFGFEHSGIQPDLVTTAKSLAGGLPLSAVVGKAHIMDGPLPGGLGGTYGGNALACAAASAVIKLFEEEDLLALASRNGHFFKEGLESIAKKYQEIADVRGVGFMLAMELVSDEQNLTPDAELTQRLIDACREEGMLVIKCGTYRNAIRFLPPINTPEEQLTEALTMLDKACEKVLSHRAC, encoded by the coding sequence ATGGAAAGTGAGTCTCGCAGTGACAACGTATTAGCACGCAAACAGCAGCAAGTTCCTCGTGGGTTAGTGAACGCCCATCCCGTGGCTATCGCGAAGGCATTAGGCACGGAATTATGGGATGTGGATGGCAAACGTTATCTCGATTTTGTTGGCGGCATTGGGGTGTTGAATGTCGGCCATTCTCATCCCGCGGTCACTAATGCAGTCATTGAGCAACTGGACAAAGTGGCTCACCCTTGCGCTCAAGTTGTCGTCTACGAACCTTATCTTGACGTCGCAGAATCGCTTAATCGCTTGGTTGGTAAAGGTGAAGCATACAAAACCGTGTTGCTCTCATCGGGTGCTGAAGCGGTAGAAAATGCGGTGAAAATCGCGCGCGGTTACACCAATCGACCAGCGGTCATCTCTTTTCGTGGTGGTTTTCATGGACGGACATTATTGGGAAGTACACTGACCGGTATGAGTGCCCCTTATAAGCAAAATTTCGGACCACTAGCGGCAGAAGTCTACCATACCGTTTACCCTAATGCGTTTCGTGGTATTACGACTCAAGATGCATTGAATGCTCTCAATGAACTGTTTTTAACGGATGTGACGCCAGATAGAGTGGCTGCGATTGTGATTGAGTCTGTGCAAGGGGACGGTGGTTTCCTCGCTGCCCCAACCGAGTTTATGCAAGCACTGCGTAAGATCACTGAAGATAACGGCATCGTATTAATTTGTGATGAGATTCAAGCAGGATTCGGTCGAACCGGTAAGATGTTTGGATTTGAGCACAGCGGTATTCAACCTGATCTTGTGACGACGGCGAAAAGCTTAGCTGGTGGCTTACCACTTTCTGCGGTTGTCGGTAAAGCTCATATCATGGATGGCCCTTTGCCTGGTGGTTTGGGTGGTACTTATGGGGGGAATGCGCTCGCCTGCGCAGCAGCATCTGCTGTGATAAAACTCTTTGAAGAAGAGGATCTTTTAGCTCTAGCCAGTCGCAATGGCCATTTCTTTAAAGAGGGGCTGGAAAGCATCGCCAAAAAATACCAAGAAATTGCTGATGTGCGCGGTGTGGGATTTATGCTGGCGATGGAACTTGTCTCTGATGAGCAAAATCTGACACCCGATGCAGAGTTAACACAGAGATTAATCGATGCGTGTCGTGAGGAGGGCATGTTGGTAATAAAATGTGGTACTTACCGCAATGCCATTCGTTTCCTGCCACCGATTAATACCCCGGAAGAACAACTTACCGAAGCATTAACCATGTTAGATAAAGCTTGTGAGAAAGTACTTTCTCACCGCGCATGTTGA
- a CDS encoding Lrp/AsnC family transcriptional regulator has product MATDFRLDRIDINILTQLQKNGRMTNVKLADAVGLSASPCLQRVKRLEQAGFIKDYKAFLNIAKITEYITVYTEVYLNGHKREDFIKFENYLKQIDEIMECHLISGGYDYLVRFVTRNIAHYQEVIESMVDSNIGISKYFSYIVIKSPVMKEDMPLKKLLAHAPQPLTV; this is encoded by the coding sequence ATGGCAACGGATTTTCGGTTAGATCGCATAGATATCAATATTCTGACTCAGTTACAAAAAAATGGCCGTATGACCAACGTGAAGTTGGCAGATGCTGTAGGGCTTTCTGCTAGCCCGTGTTTGCAACGGGTTAAGCGATTGGAACAAGCCGGTTTTATCAAAGATTACAAAGCCTTTCTTAATATTGCCAAGATTACTGAATACATTACCGTGTATACCGAAGTGTATCTCAATGGGCACAAACGCGAGGATTTCATTAAGTTTGAAAACTACCTCAAACAGATAGATGAAATTATGGAGTGCCATCTCATCAGTGGCGGATACGACTATTTAGTTCGTTTTGTCACTCGTAATATTGCTCATTACCAAGAAGTGATCGAGAGTATGGTGGATAGTAATATTGGTATCTCTAAGTACTTCAGTTATATCGTGATTAAGTCACCAGTAATGAAAGAAGATATGCCTCTTAAAAAGCTGCTTGCTCACGCCCCACAACCTCTTACCGTGTAA